One genomic segment of Trichococcus shcherbakoviae includes these proteins:
- the pyrF gene encoding orotidine-5'-phosphate decarboxylase — translation MNDKPIIALDFSTSEEIKDFLLLFKDEPLYVKVGMELYYQHGAEIVKWIKSLGHEIFLDLKLHDIPNTVHRAMKGLAALDIDMVNVHAAGGSEMMKAAKEGLIAGTPEGSAVPKLIAVTQLTSTSEEAMQTEQLIKVSLQESVLHYADLTCKSGLDGVVCSAWEARMIKDHTNDDFICLTPGIRPAGSAVGDQKRVATPGRAREIGSTFIVVGRPITQAADPVAAYHEIKNQWNGAE, via the coding sequence ATGAACGATAAACCGATAATAGCATTGGACTTTTCAACGAGCGAAGAAATTAAAGATTTTTTACTGTTATTCAAAGATGAGCCGCTTTATGTAAAAGTGGGGATGGAACTGTATTACCAACATGGCGCGGAAATCGTCAAATGGATCAAAAGTTTGGGCCATGAGATCTTTTTGGATCTGAAGTTGCACGACATCCCGAACACGGTTCATCGCGCCATGAAAGGCTTGGCTGCTTTGGATATCGATATGGTCAATGTCCATGCGGCTGGCGGTTCGGAAATGATGAAAGCCGCCAAAGAAGGCCTGATCGCCGGCACACCGGAAGGAAGCGCCGTTCCAAAGTTGATTGCGGTCACGCAATTGACTTCGACTTCCGAAGAAGCGATGCAGACGGAACAGCTGATCAAAGTCAGCCTGCAGGAAAGCGTCCTGCATTACGCGGATCTGACCTGCAAATCCGGACTCGATGGCGTCGTCTGTTCCGCATGGGAAGCGCGCATGATCAAGGACCACACGAATGATGATTTCATCTGCTTGACACCGGGGATCCGCCCGGCCGGCAGTGCGGTTGGAGACCAGAAGCGCGTAGCGACACCAGGCCGCGCAAGAGAAATCGGTTCAACCTTCATCGTAGTCGGTCGTCCGATCACTCAAGCAGCGGATCCGGTTGCAGCCTATCACGAAATCAAGAATCAATG